The Punica granatum isolate Tunisia-2019 chromosome 4, ASM765513v2, whole genome shotgun sequence genome has a window encoding:
- the LOC116204582 gene encoding U4/U6.U5 tri-snRNP-associated protein 2-like, with product MKSGRGATVNEEGIVPDSKRHRVAEDSSPSASASLLPSENPLHKLANYEDDDDEEVYRKSRALNWYNNGREAGVNGQQNDGRAEGGEILHDSDSEDEEGHNQGRRSRTVEIRRDCPYLDTVNRQVLDFDFERFCSVSLSNLNVYACLVCGKYYQGRGKKSHAYTHSLEAGHHVYINLQTEKVYCLPDGYEINDPSLDDIRHVLNPRFTREQVEQLDKNKQWSRTLDGSDYLPGMVGLNNIKETDFVNVTIQSLMRVTPLRNFFLIPENYQHCKSPLVHRFGELTRKIWHARNFKGQVSPHEFLQSVMKASKKRFRIGVQSDPVEFMSWLLNTLHADLRTSKKDSSIIHQCFQGELEVVKEVPDKAITEKKENSNEQNGLPAEGGNENNISDTSRMPFLMLGLDLPPPPLFKDVMEKNIIPQVPLFNILKKFDGEAITEVVRPHIARMRYRVTRLPQYLILHMRRFTKNNFFVEKNPTLVNFPVKNLELKDYIPLPSPKENEQLRSKYDLIANVVHDGKPGEGSYRVFVQRKSEELWYEMQDLHVSETLPQMVALSEAYMQIYEQHK from the exons ATGAAATCCGGCAGAGGAGCAACGGTCAATGAGGAAGGGATTGTTCCTGATTCAAAGAGGCATAGAGTGGCTGAAGACTCATCTCCTTCTGCTTCCGCATCTTTGTTACCTTCCGAGAACCCGCTTCACAAGCTAGCAAATTacgaagatgatgatgatgaggaagTTTATAGGAAGAGCAGAGCACTGAATTGGTATAATAATGGAAGGGAAGCTGGTGTTAACGGTCAACAAAATGATGGTAGAGCTGAAGGAGGAGAGATTCTTCATGATAGTGATAGTGAAGATGAGGAAGGGCATAATCAAGGGAGGAGAAGCCGAACGGTTGAGATTAGGAGAGATTGCCCTTATCTTGATACCGTGAATCGCCAG GTTTTGGACTTTGATTTTGAGAGGTTCTGCTCCGTGTCATTGTCAAATCTGAATGTATATGCATGTTTAGTATGTGGGAAGTATTACCAGGGTAGAGGGAAAAAGTCTCATGCCTATACACATAGCCTTGAAGCGGGGCATCACGTCTACATTAATCTGCAGACTGAGAAGGTTTACTGCCTTCCAGATGGATATGAGATCAATGATCCTTCATTAGATGACATTCGGCATGTGCTGAACCCCAG GTTTACCAGAGAACAAGTTGAGCAGCTTGATAAGAACAAACAATGGTCTAGGACTCTTGATGGTTCTGATTACCTACCAGGAATG GTGGGCCTGAATAACATTAAGGAGACTGATTTTGTCAATGTCACGATCCAGTCACTAATGAGAGTTACTCCTCTAAGGAACTTTTTCCTTATTCCTGAAAATTACCAGCATTGTAAATCCCCTCTTGTTCATCGTTTTGGGGAACTCACAAGGAAAATCTGGCACGCCCGGAACTTTAAAGGACAG gTAAGTCCTCATGAGTTCCTACAGTCTGTGATGAAGGCCAGCAAGAAAAGATTCCGGATAGGTGTACAGTCTGATCCAGTTGAATTTATGTCGTGGCTTCTGAATACACTGCATGCGGACCTTAGAACTTCAAAGAAAGATAGCAGCATCATTCACCAGTGTTTTCAG GGGGAATTGGAGGTGGTTAAAGAGGTTCCTGACAAGGCCATTACtgagaagaaggaaaacaGCAATGAACAGAATGGTCTTCCGGCTGAAGGCGGGAACGAAAACAATATTTCTGACACTTCAAGGATGCCATTCTTAATGCTTGGGCTTGACTTGCCTCCGCCGCCCCTTTTTAAGGATGTGATGGAGAAAAATATCATTCCTCAG GTTCCCCTTTTCAACATACTGAAGAAGTTTGATGGGGAGGCCATCACAGAGGTGGTCCGTCCTCATATAGCAAGGATGAGGTACCGCGTGACGAGATTGCCGCAATATCTAATTCTCCACATGCGTCGTTTTACGAAAAACAACTTTTTTGTGGAGAAGAATCCCACATTAG TTAATTTTCCGGTGAAGAACTTGGAGCTGAAGGACTACATTCCTTTGCCGAGTCCAAAAGAGAATGAGCAGCTACGGTCGAAGTATGATTTGATTGCCAACGTTGTTCATGACGGTAAACCTGGTGAAGGGTCATACAGGGTATTCGTGCAGCGAAAATCAGAAGAACTATG GTACGAGATGCAGGATCTGCATGTCTCTGAAACCCTTCCTCAAATGGTAGCTCTTTCAGAGGCATACATGCAGATATATGAGCAGCATAAGTGA
- the LOC116206235 gene encoding rho GDP-dissociation inhibitor 1-like, whose amino-acid sequence MSLAVGAMGHDDNKGAEKTEQQPAGTKTPTNAEEEEEHKIHRSPSESSIYATEEEDDEDGGGKKIDLGPQCTLKEHFEKDKDDESLRRWKEQLLGSVDFSSVGETLEPEVKFLSLAILSPGRSDIVLSIPENGKPKGLWFTLKEGSRYNLKFSFQVKNNIVSGLKYTNTVWKTGVKVDSSKEMVGTFSPQSEPYTHVMPEETTPSGMFARGSYSARTKFVDDDNKCYLEINYTFDIRKEWPADQ is encoded by the exons ATGTCCTTGGCTGTTGGAGCAATGGGGCACGACGACAACAAGGGCGCCGAGAAGACAGAGCAGCAGCCCGCTGGAACGAAGACACCCACAAACGccgaggaggaagaggagcaCAAGATCCACCGGTCCCCGAGCGAGAGCTCCATCTATGCCACCGAGGAAGAGGATGATGAAGATGGGGGCGGGAAGAAGATCGATTTGGGACCCCAGTGCACTCTCAAGGAACATTTCGAGAAGGATAAG GATGATGAAAGCTTAAGGAGATGGAAGGAACAGCTTCTGGGCAGTGTGGACTTCTCATCTGTTGGAg AAACTCTGGAACCCGAAGTGAAGTTCTTGAGCTTGGCAATACTGTCGCCGGGAAGGTCCGACATTGTTCTTTCGATACCTGAGAATGGGAAGCCCAAAGGCCTATGGTTCACTTTAAAGGAAGGCAGCCGCTACAACCTCAAGTTCTCCTTTCAGGTCAAAAACAACATTGTCTCTGGTCTCAAATACACCAACACTGTGTGGAAGACTGGTGTAAAAG TGGACAGCTCGAAAGAGATGGTCGGCACCTTCAGCCCACAGTCAGAGCCCTACACACATGTGATGCCAGAGGAGACGACACCTTCCGGAATGTTTGCTCGAGGATCTTACTCTGCTAGAACCAAG TTCGTTGACGATGATAACAAGTGCTACTTGGAGATCAACTACACCTTTGACATCCGGAAAGAGTGGCCGGCGGACCAATAA
- the LOC116204583 gene encoding acyl-CoA--sterol O-acyltransferase 1-like, translating into MAMAGGESEVYGLIKVWASVFSALTYCCALGKLTRPGAGRLVFVLPIVGLFLLLPLHLSSVHLCGSTAFFIAWLANFKLLMFALGKGPLASSNPPLSLPNFIAVASLPIKIQPNPPQDGGQKAGATKDPQKGHKSVFNYGIKLLLLGIMLRVYDYSDHLPQVVLWFIYGFHIYFCLEIILAGAAVLARAALGMELEPQFNEPYLSTSLQDFWGRRWNIMVTSILRPTVYEPVLSFSTRLISRRYAPLPAVFSTFVVSAIMHELIFYYLGRIRPTWEITGFFLFHGMCLMGEIAIKKQLRLSRGLPRPLAAFLTFSFVMVTAFWLFLPPLLRCRADIRAFEEYSAIGEFAKDVLSHMSVSKAFNTSR; encoded by the exons ATGGCAATGGCAGGCGGCGAGAGCGAGGTTTATGGCCTAATCAAGGTCTGGGCCTCCGTCTTCTCCGCCCTCACTTACTGCTGCGCCCTTGGGAAGCTGACGCGGCCGGGCGCCGGTCGCCTAGTCTTTGTCCTCCCCATTGTcggcctcttcctcctcctgccCCTCCACCTCTCGTCAGTACACCTCTGCGGCAGCACCGCCTTCTTCATCGCGTGGCTCGCCAACTTCAAGCTCCTCATGTTCGCCTTGGGAAAGGGCCCCTTGGCCTCCTCTAACCCTCCACTCTCCCTCCCCAACTTCATCGCCGTCGCCAGCCTGCCCATCAAAATCCAACCCAACCCGCCTCAGGATGGGGGTCAAAAGGCCGGCGCCACCAAGGATCCCCAGAAGGGCCACAAGTCGGTCTTCAACTACGGGATtaagctgctgctgctggggATTATGCTCCGGGTGTACGATTACAGCGACCACTTGCCACAGGTGGTGCTGTGGTTCATCTATGGCTTTCACATCTACTTCTGCCTGGAGATTATCCTGGCAGGGGCGGCGGTGTTGGCGCGGGCCGCACTAGGGATGGAGCTGGAGCCGCAGTTCAATGAGCCGTACCTCTCTACGTCCCTCCAGGACTTCTGGGGCCGCCGCTGGAATATCATGGTCACGAGCATCCTCCGGCCCACTGTTTACGAGCCCGTGCTCTCCTTCTCCACTCGACTCATCAGCCGCAG GTATGCTCCGCTACCAGCGGTGTTCAGCACGTTTGTGGTGTCAGCGATCATGCACGAGCTGATATTCTACTACCTAGGACGCATAAGGCCGACGTGGGAGATCACCGGTTTCTTCCTCTTTCACGGCATGTGCCTCATGGGGGAGATTGCCATCAAGAAACAGCTAAGGCTGAGCCGGGGGCTCCCGAGGCCACTGGCGGCGTTCCTGACGTTCAGCTTCGTCATGGTCACTGCTTTCTGGCTGTTCCTGCCACCATTACTCCGATGCAGAGCCGACATCAGGGCATTTGAGGAGTACTCGGCCATTGGGGAGTTCGCGAAGGACGTCCTGAGTCATATGTCCGTCTCGAAGGCTTTCAATACATCGAGATAA